A genomic segment from Chitinophaga niabensis encodes:
- a CDS encoding OstA-like protein: MLKALRYGLILLAGIGMTSLITANNSLRPLTPVQEDTAKKIRIIHADNMSFITKDSVDERRFRGSVVFQQGTSLLYCDSATLNQAKNMIEAWGHVHINQDDSIHTYSDNLIYMGNTRIATLVGNAKLTDNKIVLTSPELQYDMNTKIGTYTKTGKLVNEKSVLTSQEGFYYADTKDVYFKKDVVIVDPGFTLGTDTLLYNTTTKIATILAPTTINDGKMTMYVTDGYYNTDVGYGSFTKRPIIEDSTNTFTANEIQTDKASGISIATGNMIWRDTAQKVSLLANYGIVNQFTKMVLATRKPVMLLEGKTDTLFVASDTLFSGIIPRDSLLVDSTATTDKKDTTEKRFMIAYNHVKIYSDSLQGVADSVYYSGVDSIFRLYKDPVLWANGNQLTGDTIFLFTKNQKADKLLLDQNALIVNEVGPGMYNQVKGNTVLGFFGDEKLDSMYVNGNAENIYYVQDDDSAFISINRLLSAATHIYFTNGELDRIVFLKEAEATMYPFTQMPEEQKQLPGFKWVINRKPKSKYELIGQ; this comes from the coding sequence ATGTTAAAAGCTTTACGATACGGCCTTATTTTGCTGGCAGGGATTGGTATGACCTCACTGATCACAGCAAATAACAGCCTTCGCCCTCTTACGCCGGTTCAGGAAGATACTGCAAAAAAGATCCGCATTATCCATGCAGATAATATGTCTTTCATCACAAAAGATTCTGTGGATGAAAGGCGTTTCCGTGGCAGTGTAGTGTTCCAGCAAGGCACCAGCCTGCTGTATTGCGACAGTGCCACGTTAAACCAGGCAAAGAACATGATCGAGGCATGGGGGCATGTGCATATTAACCAGGACGATAGTATCCACACCTATTCCGATAACCTTATCTATATGGGAAATACCCGTATAGCTACCCTCGTTGGCAATGCCAAGCTCACAGATAACAAAATAGTGCTCACCAGCCCTGAGCTGCAATATGATATGAATACCAAGATCGGTACTTATACCAAAACAGGTAAACTGGTGAATGAAAAATCTGTGCTGACCAGCCAGGAAGGTTTCTATTATGCAGATACAAAAGACGTGTATTTTAAGAAGGACGTGGTGATCGTAGACCCCGGCTTTACTTTAGGGACTGATACCCTCTTATATAATACGACTACTAAAATAGCCACCATCCTCGCTCCTACCACCATCAACGATGGCAAGATGACGATGTATGTAACAGATGGCTATTACAACACGGATGTGGGATATGGCAGCTTCACCAAACGCCCGATCATTGAAGACAGCACAAATACCTTCACGGCTAACGAAATACAAACAGATAAGGCTTCCGGTATTTCCATCGCAACCGGCAACATGATCTGGCGGGACACTGCGCAGAAAGTATCCCTGCTGGCCAACTATGGCATTGTGAACCAGTTCACTAAAATGGTACTGGCTACACGTAAACCGGTGATGCTGCTGGAAGGTAAAACAGATACTTTGTTTGTTGCATCGGATACCCTCTTCTCAGGGATCATTCCAAGAGATTCTCTTTTAGTAGATTCCACTGCCACTACGGATAAAAAAGATACCACAGAAAAAAGGTTCATGATCGCCTATAATCATGTGAAGATCTATTCTGACTCGCTGCAGGGTGTGGCAGACAGCGTATACTATTCCGGCGTGGATTCTATCTTCCGGCTCTATAAAGATCCCGTGCTCTGGGCCAATGGCAACCAGCTCACCGGCGACACCATCTTCCTCTTCACCAAAAACCAGAAGGCAGATAAGCTGTTGCTGGATCAGAATGCTTTGATCGTGAATGAAGTAGGCCCCGGTATGTATAACCAGGTGAAAGGAAATACCGTACTGGGTTTCTTTGGAGATGAAAAACTGGATTCCATGTATGTGAACGGGAATGCAGAGAACATCTATTATGTGCAGGATGATGACAGTGCCTTTATCAGTATCAACCGGCTGTTGTCTGCCGCTACGCATATCTATTTCACCAATGGAGAGCTGGACCGGATCGTGTTCCTGAAAGAAGCAGAAGCCACCATGTACCCTTTCACCCAGATGCCGGAAGAACAAAAGCAGCTGCCGGGATTTAAATGGGTGATCAACCGCAAACCGAAATCGAAGTACGAACTGATAGGCCAATAG
- a CDS encoding MlaD family protein yields the protein MLKMSNETKVGILAAAGIVLLVLGFNLLKGRSLFSNKKIIYAVYTQVNGLQPSNAVMVNGLTVGNVQSLEVMDQRAGRILVTLQISKKIEIPKNSVARISSDLLGTRKVEIDFGNTNEYLKNKDTIYADVAGSITDALKEQISPLVKKLEVTLGAVDTLLLTVNSLFDTTTKHNIRGTISGLNNTMSNLSVASRSLTGMLQEDGKIGSTFGNFESISANLKNNNDKISNILTNFDKASGTLANGTLDTAMNQLRFTVTRLNDMVTKLDSKDGSLGLLIHDKKVYNNLQASTSSLNKLLEDLRYNPWRYVHLSVFGRKNKVVPIPSDTAKYLQ from the coding sequence ATGCTTAAAATGTCCAATGAAACGAAAGTAGGCATTCTGGCCGCCGCCGGCATTGTGTTACTGGTACTGGGTTTTAACCTCCTGAAAGGACGGAGCTTGTTTTCGAATAAAAAGATCATTTACGCTGTATATACACAGGTAAACGGTTTGCAACCTTCCAACGCCGTGATGGTCAATGGCCTCACTGTGGGGAATGTGCAAAGCCTGGAAGTAATGGACCAACGTGCAGGAAGGATCCTGGTAACGCTGCAGATCAGCAAAAAGATCGAGATCCCTAAAAATTCTGTGGCCCGTATCAGCTCAGACCTCTTAGGTACCCGTAAAGTGGAGATAGATTTTGGTAACACCAACGAATACCTTAAAAATAAGGATACCATTTACGCTGATGTGGCAGGCTCTATTACAGATGCATTGAAAGAACAAATAAGCCCATTGGTGAAGAAACTGGAAGTAACACTTGGCGCAGTGGATACCCTCCTTCTTACGGTAAACTCACTGTTCGATACTACTACCAAACATAATATCCGTGGTACTATATCCGGTTTGAACAATACCATGTCCAATCTTTCGGTTGCCTCCCGTTCCCTTACAGGTATGCTCCAGGAAGATGGTAAGATCGGCAGCACCTTCGGCAACTTTGAATCGATCTCTGCCAACCTGAAGAATAACAACGACAAGATCTCCAATATCCTGACCAACTTTGATAAAGCATCCGGCACACTGGCTAACGGCACGCTGGACACTGCTATGAATCAATTGCGTTTCACCGTTACCCGTCTCAACGATATGGTAACCAAACTGGATAGCAAAGATGGTTCCCTTGGCCTGCTGATCCATGACAAAAAAGTGTATAACAATCTCCAGGCATCTACCAGCAGCCTCAATAAACTGCTGGAAGACCTCCGGTATAATCCCTGGAGATATGTACACCTGAGCGTATTTGGCAGAAAGAACAAAGTGGTGCCCATCCCCTCCGATACGGCGAAATACCTACAATAA
- a CDS encoding N-acetylmuramoyl-L-alanine amidase family protein, with protein sequence MRWKRVLFSGLGIGLIYTLFIHAKTTPDSPVQDKPIRTIVIDAGHGGSDPGARGRYSHEKDVALDVALKLGKILEEALPDVKIVYTRKTDRFDDVHRKAAIANEAQGDLFISIHCNAAADLSRVVGYKTQTYRNKKKKKVTRQVAIYEKYPNPAKGTETYVWATSKNNAKTESLRNNSVIVFDANSEETKELMANSDPETLIMLNTLRNVYFDQSLRLSTLVEDEFTRVGRISRGARQRNDKGILVLHATAMPSVLVELGFISNPEEENYLNSADGQSEMANCIARAVKRYKDELERIYKAAESGRKAAPVETPAPVQQAPVQNIATSVSVKTEAPPAPAADPSVHYKVQLMTSEKIYARGATLFQKLDGTIEREDLKQGKKKVHKYIWGSFRTEAEAHAAVYKAKKQGFADAFVVTYKNGERVDL encoded by the coding sequence ATGCGCTGGAAAAGAGTTTTATTTTCAGGACTAGGCATAGGCCTTATCTATACCTTGTTCATTCATGCAAAAACTACACCGGATTCCCCCGTACAGGATAAGCCTATCCGTACGATAGTGATCGATGCCGGCCATGGAGGAAGTGATCCCGGTGCCAGAGGAAGATATTCACACGAAAAAGATGTTGCCCTGGACGTTGCGCTGAAATTGGGAAAGATACTGGAAGAAGCCCTGCCTGATGTAAAAATAGTTTATACGCGTAAAACAGACCGTTTTGATGATGTACACCGTAAAGCCGCTATAGCCAACGAAGCACAGGGAGACCTGTTCATTTCCATTCACTGTAATGCCGCCGCGGACCTTTCCAGGGTAGTAGGTTATAAAACACAAACTTACAGGAACAAAAAGAAAAAGAAGGTGACCAGGCAAGTGGCCATCTATGAAAAATATCCTAACCCTGCCAAGGGTACGGAAACGTATGTATGGGCTACCAGTAAGAATAATGCTAAAACAGAATCCCTGCGGAACAACTCCGTGATCGTGTTTGATGCCAATTCCGAAGAAACTAAAGAACTGATGGCCAATTCAGATCCTGAAACCCTGATCATGCTCAATACCCTCCGCAACGTGTATTTCGATCAAAGCCTGCGCCTCAGTACGCTGGTGGAAGATGAATTCACCCGTGTAGGCCGTATCAGCAGAGGGGCACGCCAGCGGAACGATAAAGGCATCCTGGTGCTTCATGCTACCGCTATGCCCAGCGTATTGGTGGAACTGGGCTTTATCAGCAACCCGGAAGAAGAGAATTACCTCAATTCCGCAGATGGCCAGTCTGAAATGGCTAATTGCATAGCCCGCGCCGTGAAAAGATATAAGGATGAACTGGAAAGGATATACAAAGCCGCCGAAAGCGGTCGTAAAGCTGCGCCTGTAGAAACACCGGCCCCGGTTCAGCAGGCCCCGGTTCAAAATATAGCCACCTCCGTTAGTGTAAAAACAGAAGCCCCTCCTGCCCCGGCTGCAGATCCTTCTGTACATTATAAGGTACAACTGATGACTTCAGAGAAGATCTATGCCCGGGGAGCTACCCTCTTCCAGAAACTGGATGGTACCATAGAAAGAGAAGACCTCAAACAAGGAAAGAAAAAAGTACATAAATATATATGGGGCAGCTTCCGTACAGAAGCAGAAGCACATGCTGCTGTATATAAAGCCAAAAAACAAGGTTTTGCCGATGCTTTTGTTGTAACTTACAAGAACGGCGAACGGGTAGACCTGTAG
- a CDS encoding putative LPS assembly protein LptD, with translation MKFPARSEWTDTSRKPKDTIRPVIKRGIDSISPGKAVDSLTMDSVSVKTDTIPNVKLSKDSLTAPVFYKAQDSIVMFVKKKEFRLYNKADVKYGATQLTGNTMDFNQQTGILTSRMGVDTAGKPIDKAVLNDGTTSSDMDSVQYNFNSGKAMIFQTRAQYGEGFVSSVKVKKQPDNTVFGFRNGYTTCNLDTPHFAFRARKIKVIPDKLIVSGPANLEIEGIPTPLFIPFAIFPLSNGQRTGLLPPQYVVNQQKGIGLENGGYYFGLGEYLDLTVRGDVYSYGSWGLTLSPTYRKRYKYNGGFNLAFANTRSGDPEIKSEFTRSRDFRVTWSHSMDGKARPGTNFGASVNFGTTSYNQFNVTDAATRLNNNMSSSINYSKSWQGKPYNLTLALNHSQNNLTRQVNINFPDGSFNVNTIYPFQAKEMTGTPRWYEKIGISYNALLRNNMSFIDTAFGRPAMFDNLQAGIQHQIPVTLSIPVTKNLTLSPSINYTEKWYIRKLQLRYNQVKERYDTIYENGFFRSSAMSTGASLATAIYGMYSFKNKNSAVQAVRHVMRPNIGISYSPDLASKDYYTVPATPYGKLNRFQRFSYYDGAPFGPSPSETFAGLTFGLDNNLEMKVKSKKDTSGVRKIKLLDGFGISSSYNLVADSFNLSPFSLNARTNLFDKINISFGGTLDPYQLDSLGTRIDKYTWKGGNFSLGRLTNANIAISTSFQSQDKKSKEKEAKKKEEEENGDVPLDAALEEKRRQMEMMRANPGDYVDFDIPWRLDLSYSLNYTRSRTLDRLRDTTIFQQFLGFNGDFSLTPKWKIIVSSGFDFRLKQISYTNLTISRDLHCWQMSINLVPFGSYRQFSITINPKAGILRDLRINRTRQFFDL, from the coding sequence GTGAAATTTCCTGCCAGATCGGAATGGACGGATACCTCCCGCAAACCGAAAGATACTATTCGTCCCGTGATAAAACGAGGAATTGATAGTATTTCACCGGGGAAAGCGGTAGATAGCCTCACAATGGACAGTGTATCTGTAAAGACAGATACTATACCTAACGTTAAACTCTCCAAGGATAGTCTTACCGCTCCTGTATTTTATAAGGCGCAGGACTCCATTGTGATGTTTGTGAAAAAGAAGGAATTCCGCCTTTATAATAAAGCGGACGTTAAATATGGCGCCACTCAGCTCACGGGTAATACGATGGACTTTAACCAGCAGACAGGTATCCTTACTTCCCGGATGGGAGTGGATACAGCCGGGAAGCCAATCGACAAAGCGGTATTGAACGACGGTACCACCAGTTCAGATATGGACTCCGTGCAGTACAATTTCAATTCCGGCAAGGCCATGATCTTCCAGACCCGCGCACAATACGGGGAAGGATTTGTAAGCAGCGTCAAAGTAAAGAAACAGCCGGACAATACTGTTTTCGGTTTCCGGAACGGCTATACCACCTGTAACCTGGATACGCCGCACTTTGCTTTCAGGGCACGTAAGATCAAGGTAATACCTGATAAACTGATCGTATCCGGCCCTGCGAACCTTGAAATTGAAGGTATTCCCACACCTTTATTCATACCATTTGCCATTTTCCCGCTCAGTAACGGGCAGCGTACCGGTTTGCTGCCACCGCAATACGTGGTGAACCAGCAGAAGGGTATTGGCCTGGAGAACGGAGGATATTATTTCGGGCTGGGGGAGTACCTGGACCTTACCGTACGGGGAGATGTATATTCCTACGGAAGCTGGGGGCTTACTTTAAGCCCTACCTACCGGAAGCGGTATAAATATAACGGAGGATTTAACCTCGCCTTTGCCAATACGCGCAGTGGCGACCCGGAAATAAAATCGGAATTCACCCGCTCGCGCGACTTCAGGGTAACCTGGAGCCATAGTATGGACGGTAAGGCAAGGCCCGGGACCAATTTTGGCGCCAGCGTGAATTTTGGTACCACCAGTTACAACCAGTTCAATGTAACGGATGCAGCTACGCGGCTCAATAACAACATGAGCTCTTCCATCAACTATTCCAAAAGCTGGCAGGGAAAACCGTATAACCTTACGCTGGCACTGAACCACAGTCAGAATAACCTCACCCGCCAGGTGAACATTAACTTTCCGGATGGGTCTTTCAACGTAAACACGATATATCCTTTCCAGGCAAAAGAAATGACAGGCACCCCACGCTGGTATGAGAAGATAGGGATCAGCTACAATGCATTGCTCCGGAACAATATGAGCTTTATTGATACTGCTTTTGGCCGCCCTGCGATGTTTGACAACCTGCAGGCCGGTATACAGCACCAGATCCCTGTTACCCTGTCTATCCCCGTGACTAAGAACCTTACGCTTTCTCCCAGTATTAACTATACGGAGAAGTGGTACATCCGCAAGTTGCAGTTGAGATATAACCAGGTAAAGGAACGTTACGATACTATCTACGAAAATGGTTTCTTCAGGAGCAGCGCCATGTCTACCGGTGCTTCACTGGCTACCGCCATTTATGGTATGTATAGTTTCAAGAATAAGAATTCCGCTGTACAGGCCGTGCGTCATGTAATGCGCCCGAATATTGGGATCAGTTACTCTCCGGACCTGGCCAGTAAGGATTATTACACGGTGCCTGCAACTCCATACGGTAAACTGAACAGGTTCCAGCGGTTCTCTTATTATGATGGCGCACCCTTTGGCCCCTCTCCGTCAGAGACCTTTGCGGGTTTGACCTTTGGGTTGGATAACAACCTGGAAATGAAGGTGAAATCCAAGAAGGATACTTCCGGCGTGCGTAAGATCAAATTACTGGATGGTTTTGGGATCAGCAGCAGCTATAACCTGGTGGCGGATTCTTTCAACCTGAGCCCTTTCTCCCTGAATGCCCGTACTAACCTGTTTGATAAAATAAACATTTCCTTTGGTGGTACTTTAGATCCTTACCAGCTGGATAGCCTCGGTACGCGTATCGACAAATATACCTGGAAAGGGGGCAACTTCAGCCTTGGCCGTTTAACGAATGCGAATATCGCTATCAGCACCTCTTTCCAGAGCCAGGATAAAAAGAGCAAGGAAAAGGAGGCAAAAAAGAAAGAGGAAGAAGAGAACGGGGATGTACCGCTGGATGCTGCACTGGAAGAAAAACGGCGGCAAATGGAAATGATGCGGGCTAACCCGGGAGATTATGTGGATTTTGATATTCCCTGGCGCCTGGACCTTTCTTACAGTTTGAACTATACCCGCAGCAGAACGTTAGACCGTTTGCGGGATACAACCATATTCCAGCAGTTCCTTGGTTTTAACGGGGATTTCAGCCTTACGCCCAAGTGGAAGATCATTGTTTCCAGCGGGTTTGATTTCCGGTTAAAACAGATCTCATATACCAATCTTACCATCTCCCGTGACCTGCACTGCTGGCAGATGAGCATCAACTTAGTGCCATTCGGGAGCTACCGTCAATTCAGTATCACCATCAATCCAAAGGCCGGTATCCTGCGCGACCTCCGGATAAACCGAACGCGGCAGTTCTTCGATCTGTAG
- a CDS encoding NAD(P)H-dependent oxidoreductase codes for MKILIVYAHPEPKSMNAAMFHEAVEALEAAGHEVKTTDLYAMRFNPVSGRHNFTTTLDPQFFKQQLEEVHATKQNGFVPELDAEQQKVEWCDLMIWQFPMWWFGVPAILKGWVDRVFAMGRIYGGGHIYETGVFNGKKALLSLTTGGKEADYLKNGFNGDLLSMLKPLHRGIFQFTGFSVLHPQVVYGPARMSLAERTEALAGWHSRLQEVFNETPIEVGTY; via the coding sequence ATGAAAATATTGATCGTATACGCACATCCTGAACCAAAGAGCATGAACGCCGCTATGTTCCATGAAGCTGTTGAAGCATTGGAAGCAGCAGGGCATGAAGTAAAAACAACAGACCTCTATGCCATGCGGTTCAATCCTGTGTCCGGCAGGCATAATTTCACCACTACCCTCGACCCGCAATTCTTCAAACAACAACTGGAAGAGGTACATGCTACGAAGCAGAATGGTTTTGTTCCTGAACTGGATGCAGAACAGCAGAAAGTGGAATGGTGCGATCTGATGATCTGGCAATTCCCCATGTGGTGGTTCGGCGTGCCGGCTATCCTCAAAGGCTGGGTGGACAGGGTGTTTGCCATGGGCCGCATCTACGGTGGCGGGCATATTTATGAAACGGGTGTTTTCAATGGTAAAAAGGCATTGCTCTCCCTCACTACAGGAGGAAAAGAAGCGGATTATCTTAAGAATGGGTTTAACGGTGACCTGCTTAGTATGCTGAAACCCTTACACAGAGGAATATTTCAGTTCACCGGGTTTTCTGTATTACATCCCCAGGTAGTGTACGGGCCCGCCAGGATGTCTCTGGCAGAAAGGACAGAAGCATTGGCCGGCTGGCATTCCAGGCTGCAGGAGGTGTTTAATGAAACACCTATTGAGGTAGGTACTTATTAA
- a CDS encoding Atu2307/SP_0267 family LLM class monooxygenase, translated as MELGISTFGEVKPEGVSGHAAESFLRMQELIAEGQLADEVGLDVFALGEHHRPDFIISAPEVALGAIAAVTKNIRLSSSVTVLSSADPVRVFQNFATLDLVSGGRAEIMAGRGSFTESFPLFGYSLNDYDTLFAEKLEMLLRINESEIISWKGKFRAPFMQRGIYPRPYQPSLPIWLAVGGTPASAKRAGRLNLPMTVAILGGKPAQFVPFINLYRQAALEAGHDVEKLQLGINSQFYVAEDSEQAADEFYPSYEILMNRVGQERGWHPMTREQFEYLRMPDGPLFVGSVKEITEKIIYQHGLFKHTRFLAQIVKGYISHDKVLRAIELFGKEVAPAVRKAIPG; from the coding sequence ATGGAATTAGGTATCAGTACGTTCGGAGAAGTAAAACCTGAAGGTGTTTCGGGGCATGCAGCAGAATCCTTTTTGCGGATGCAGGAATTGATTGCGGAAGGCCAGCTGGCGGATGAAGTAGGGTTGGATGTTTTTGCTTTGGGGGAACATCATCGCCCTGATTTTATTATCTCTGCGCCGGAGGTAGCGCTGGGAGCTATTGCAGCTGTTACAAAGAACATCCGGCTTTCCAGTTCTGTTACGGTGTTGAGTTCTGCAGACCCGGTGCGTGTGTTCCAGAACTTTGCCACGCTGGACCTTGTTTCCGGTGGGCGGGCAGAGATCATGGCGGGCAGGGGATCTTTTACGGAATCCTTTCCGTTGTTCGGTTACAGCCTGAATGATTACGATACCCTGTTTGCAGAGAAACTCGAGATGTTATTGCGCATCAACGAAAGTGAGATCATTTCCTGGAAGGGTAAGTTCAGGGCGCCTTTCATGCAACGGGGTATTTATCCAAGACCTTATCAACCCTCCTTGCCGATATGGCTGGCAGTTGGCGGCACACCTGCTTCTGCTAAGAGGGCGGGGAGATTGAACCTGCCGATGACGGTAGCCATACTTGGTGGCAAACCTGCGCAGTTTGTTCCTTTCATCAACCTCTACCGCCAGGCTGCGTTGGAAGCAGGGCATGATGTAGAGAAATTACAACTGGGGATCAATTCTCAATTTTATGTAGCAGAAGATTCAGAACAAGCGGCGGATGAATTTTATCCTTCTTATGAGATCCTGATGAACAGGGTGGGGCAGGAGAGAGGATGGCATCCTATGACGCGGGAGCAGTTTGAATACCTTCGGATGCCTGATGGGCCTTTGTTTGTGGGAAGTGTGAAGGAGATCACGGAAAAGATCATCTATCAGCATGGCTTATTCAAACATACCCGTTTCCTCGCACAGATCGTGAAAGGATATATCTCGCATGATAAAGTATTACGCGCTATAGAATTGTTTGGGAAAGAGGTGGCACCTGCTGTAAGAAAAGCTATACCAGGTTAA
- a CDS encoding SRPBCC family protein: MQIEKSILINATPAKVWEVFTNPEVTRKMGGEYISDWKAGSSFGWKGADGKMYTQGVILQIIPNQLLQHHLFRPEDGHSILSTITYEFLDQQGSTLLLAKEDPVESYEDASAGWDAALQAVKELAEGL; the protein is encoded by the coding sequence ATGCAGATAGAAAAAAGCATCCTCATCAACGCCACGCCTGCCAAGGTATGGGAGGTGTTCACCAATCCGGAAGTAACCCGGAAGATGGGCGGTGAATATATTTCGGATTGGAAAGCGGGCAGTTCTTTCGGCTGGAAAGGCGCAGATGGAAAAATGTACACGCAGGGTGTTATCCTGCAAATAATACCCAACCAATTGCTGCAGCATCATCTTTTCCGTCCGGAAGATGGGCATTCCATATTGTCTACGATCACTTATGAATTCCTCGATCAGCAGGGTTCCACTTTACTGCTCGCAAAAGAAGACCCCGTTGAATCATATGAAGATGCTTCGGCAGGCTGGGATGCTGCTTTACAGGCAGTAAAAGAATTGGCGGAAGGTCTTTAA
- a CDS encoding Imm49 family immunity protein, with translation MQSNQQLLTETYYETVASEIHHLEKLKEHREEMPRIASLEQVNVVKAYYAMFQEQDFDKARQYFYKAALSGEYMIKRYNWRFNGAINLIGYAVLSDHSGLIKRYSLLPDHYANEHMLAYAYNKAIQDVLTGKRQDLEKQIAVIKAQTAFAAYHGCADVFEGLLRDDQEKVETGLQKLIRTHDDRKLSDLQCRYFSTEAAVLTKLAYRIGMYVKTDSSLVPQPILPLRELYEYDGYEFFKEL, from the coding sequence ATGCAAAGCAACCAGCAGTTACTTACTGAAACCTATTATGAAACCGTGGCATCCGAGATCCACCACCTGGAAAAGCTCAAAGAGCACCGGGAAGAAATGCCGCGGATAGCCTCCCTGGAGCAGGTAAATGTAGTAAAAGCCTACTACGCTATGTTCCAGGAACAGGATTTTGACAAGGCCCGCCAATACTTCTACAAAGCGGCCCTGTCCGGCGAATACATGATCAAACGTTATAACTGGCGCTTCAATGGAGCCATTAACCTGATAGGTTATGCCGTACTGAGCGATCACAGCGGCCTCATCAAACGGTACAGCCTTCTGCCGGACCACTATGCCAACGAACATATGCTGGCATACGCCTACAACAAAGCCATACAGGATGTGCTCACCGGCAAACGGCAGGACCTGGAAAAACAGATAGCCGTTATTAAAGCCCAAACCGCCTTTGCGGCCTACCATGGATGTGCGGATGTATTTGAGGGCTTGTTGCGGGATGACCAGGAGAAAGTAGAAACCGGCCTGCAGAAGCTGATCAGAACACACGATGACCGAAAGCTGAGTGATCTGCAATGCAGGTATTTTTCAACAGAAGCAGCCGTGCTCACCAAGCTGGCTTACCGCATAGGGATGTACGTAAAAACAGACAGTTCCCTGGTACCACAGCCGATATTGCCGCTCAGGGAACTGTACGAATATGATGGATACGAATTCTTTAAGGAACTATAA
- a CDS encoding winged helix-turn-helix transcriptional regulator, whose product MAKRKITSTNSINKETLANFCGMIYAVDMIGGRWKLIILYKLEKRTMRFSELKKIIPGITDRMLTLHLRELEKDGLIERMAYAEVPPRVEYRLSESGMALIPIWQELEHWGLAHKKRSLNLV is encoded by the coding sequence ATGGCGAAAAGGAAAATAACATCTACCAATAGCATCAATAAAGAAACCCTCGCGAACTTCTGCGGAATGATCTATGCAGTAGACATGATCGGCGGCAGATGGAAACTGATCATCCTCTATAAACTCGAGAAACGTACCATGCGTTTCAGTGAACTTAAAAAGATCATCCCGGGTATTACAGACAGGATGCTTACCCTGCATCTGCGGGAGCTGGAAAAAGATGGATTGATAGAAAGAATGGCCTATGCAGAAGTGCCGCCAAGAGTGGAATACAGGTTATCAGAAAGCGGCATGGCCCTCATTCCCATCTGGCAGGAATTAGAGCATTGGGGGCTTGCGCATAAAAAACGCTCCCTTAACCTGGTATAG